The Humulus lupulus chromosome 3, drHumLupu1.1, whole genome shotgun sequence genome window below encodes:
- the LOC133822486 gene encoding uncharacterized protein LOC133822486 produces the protein MMPPELQPRSFRPYISSSLSAPSFSSFSNGSPPYSSSDRGPDLDPSSTSRSLNNSRFTPASFAHNLRISVALLPCAAFLLDLGGTPVLAILTLGLMISYIVDSLNFKTGAFFGVWFSLIFAQIAFFFTSSLLSTFNSLPLAILAALLCAHTNFLIGVWASLQFKWIQIENPSIVLALERLLFACIPFPASALFTWATISAVGIQNASYYLMSFNCLFYWLYSIPRVSSFKTKQEAKYHGGQVPEDNFILGPLDSCFHTLNLLFFPLLFHIASHYAILFSSAAAVSDLFLLFFIPFLFQLYASTRGALWWVSKNPQHLHSIRVMNGAIALIVVVICLEIRVVFHSLGRYIQVPPPLNYLLVTTAMLGGASAAGAYALGMVSDAFSSLAFTFLAVVVSAAGAIVVGFPLVFVPLPSVAGFYLARFFTKKSLPSYFAFVVLGSLMVMWFVMHNFWDLNIWIAGMSLKSFCKLVTANVILAMAVPGIALLPPKLHFLTEACLIAHALLLCHIENRFFNYSGIYYYGFEDDVMYPSYLVVVTTLVGVALTRRLSVDHRIGSKAVWILTCLYSSKLAMLLITSKSVVWVSAILLLAVSPPLLLYRDKSRTASKMKVWQGYAHAGVVALTVWFCRETIFEALQWLNGRSPSDGLLLGFCIVLTGLACVPIVALHFSHALSAKRCLALIVATGLLFILMQPPIPIPLSWTYRSDLIKAARQSTDDISIYGFVAPKPTWPAWLLIVAILLTLAAVTSVIPIKYIVELRVFYSIAMGISLGVYISAEYFLQAAVLHALIVVTMVCASVFVVFTHFPSASSTKLLPWVFALLVALFPVTYLLEGQVRIKSIFGESGVGEMGEEDKKFTTLLAVEGARTSLLGLYAAIFMLIALEVKYELASLLREKALERGGIRHVQSGQSTSSSSYPPRMRFMQHRRASTVSNFTIKRMASEGAWMPAVGNVATVMCFAICLILNVNLTGGSNRAIFFLAPILLLLNQDSDFVAGFGDKQRYFPVAVVISVYLAMTALYSIWEEVWHGNAGWGLEIGGPDWFFAVKNLALLILTFPSHILFNRFVWSYTKQTDSTPLITLPLNLPSVIITDILKIRILGLLGIIYSLAQYLISRQQYLSGLKYI, from the exons ATGATGCCGCCGGAGCTCCAACCACGCTCCTTCCGACCATACATATCGTCATCGCTGAGCGCCCCTTCTTTCTCCTCCTTCAGCAATGGCTCCCCACCTTACTCCTCCTCCGATCGAGGCCCTGACTTGGACCCTTCTTCAACTTCTAGATCTCTCAACAATTCCCGTTTCACCCCAGCTTCCTTTGCTCACAATCTCAGAATCTCCGTCGCTCTCCTCCCCTGCGCCGCCTTCCTCCTCGACCTCGGTGGCACACCCGTCCTTGCCATTCTCACCCTCGGCCTCATGATCTCATACATCGTCGACTCCCTCAACTTCAAGACCGGTGCCTTCTTCGGTGTCTGGTTTTCCCTCATCTTCGCTCAGATCGCCTTTTTCTTCACATCCTCTCTCTTATCCACCTTCAATTCCCTCCCTCTCGCCATCCTCGCCGCCTTACTCTGCGCCCACACCAATTTCCTCATCGGCGTCTGGGCTTCCCTTCAGTTCAAGTGGATTCAAATCGAGAACCCTTCCATTGTTCTCGCCCTCGAGCGCCTTCTCTTCGCCTGCATCCCCTTCCCGGCTTCCGCCCTCTTCACTTGGGCCACCATCTCCGCCGTCGGCATCCAAAATGCCTCGTACTATCTTATGTCCTTTAACTGCCTCTTCTACTGGCTCTACTCTATCCCTCGAGTTTCTTCTTTCAAAACCAAGCAGGAAGCCAAGTACCACGGCGGACAGGTTCCCGAAGATAATTTCATTCTGGGGCCTCTCGATTCCTGCTTTCACACACTCAATTTGCTCTTCTTTCCTCTTCTCTTCCACATTGCCTCTCACTACGCCATTCTCTTCTCTTCCGCTGCCGCCGTTTCTGATCTGTTCCTCCTCTTCTTCATTCCATTCTTGTTCCAACTCTATGCCTCCACCCGGGGCGCGCTTTGGTGGGTGTCTAAGAATCCTCAACATCTTCACAGCATTCGGGTCATGAACGGTGCTATTGCTTTGATTGTCGTCGTTATCTGCTTGGAGATTAGAGTTGTCTTCCATTCCTTGGGCCGCTACATTCAGGTGCCTCCGCCGTTGAATTACCTTCTTGTTACCACGGCCATGCTTGGAGGAGCTTCCGCAGCTGGTGCCTATGCTTTGGGCATGGTTTCTGATGCTTTCAGCTCCCTGGCTTTCACTTTTTTGGCTGTTGTAGTTAGTGCTGCTGGGGCAATCGTTGTGGGTTTTCCTCTAGTG TTCGTTCCATTACCGTCTGTAGCTGGCTTCTACTTGGCTCGTTTTTTCACAAAAAAGAGCCTGCCATCGTACTTTGCCTTTGTTGTGCTAGGGAGCTTGATGGTCATGTGGTTTGTGATGCATAATTTCTGGGATTTGAATATCTGGATAGCAGGCATGTCACTGAAATCTTTTTGTAAACTTGTAACTGCAAATGTTATTTTGGCCATGGCTGTTCCTGGTATTGCCCTCCTTCCTCCAAAACTTCACTTTTTGACGGAGGCTTGTTTAATTGCTCACGCACTGCTGCTTTGCCACATTGAGAACCGATTTTTCAATTATTCTGGTATTTACTACTACGGCTTTGAGGATGATGTGATGTATCCAAGCTATTTGGTTGTTGTAACAACACTTGTGGGTGTGGCTCTAACTAGAAGACTATCCGTTGATCATCGGATTGGTTCAAAGGCAGTTTGGATATTGACCTGCTTGTACTCTTCCAAGCTTGCTATGTTGTTAATTACATCAAAGTCTGTTGTATGGGTGTCTGCCATCCTCTTATTAGCTGTTTCTCCGCCACTACTTCTGTACAG GGACAAGTCAAGAACAGCCTCTAAGATGAAAGTTTGGCAAGGCTATGCACATGCTGGTGTGGTTGCTTTAACTGTCTGGTTTTGTCGTGAAACAATCTTTGAAGCTCTCCAATGGTTGAATGGGAGATCCCCGTCTGATGGTTTACTCTTGGGTTTCTGTATTGTTTTGACGGGCTTGGCGTGTGTACCCATAGTTGCACTGCACTTCTCTCATGCCCTG TCTGCTAAGAGATGCCTAGCACTGATAGTTGCAACAGGTTTATTGTTTATCCTGATGCAACCACCCATTCCTATTCCTTTATCATGGACCTACCGATCTGACTTAATCAAAGCTGCCCGACAGTCTACTGATGACATTTCCATATATGGCTTTGTGGCACCAAAGCCTACATGGCCAGCTTGGCTGCTTATTGTTGCAATTTTGCTTACACTGGCAGCTGTTACATCAGTCATACCAATTAAGTATATTGTTGAGTTAAGGGTGTTTTACTCCATTGCTATGGGTATTTCTTTGGGTGTGTACATTTCTGCCGAGTACTTCCTTCAGGCAGCTGTCCTCCATGCTCTCATTGTTGTGACCATGGTCTGTGCTTCTGTGTTTGTGGTCTTCACTCATTTCCCTTCTGCCTCCAGCACAAAGCTTCTACCGTGGGTATTTGCTTTACTTGTAGCACTCTTTCCAGTAACATACCTTTTGGAGGGTCAAGTGAGAATCAAAAGTATCTTTGGAGAAAGTGGGGTCGGAGAAATGGGTGAAGAAGACAAGAAGTTTACCACTCTACTAGCTGTTGAGGGAGCGAGGACATCTCTTCTTGGTCTGTATGCTGCAATCTTTATGCTTATAGCTCTTGAGGTAAAGTATGAACTTGCTTCACTATTGCGTGAAAAAGCTTTAGAAAGGGGGGGAATTAGACATGTTCAATCTGGTCAAAGCACATCATCCTCTAGTTATCCTCCAAGAATGAGATTCATGCAACATCGGCGAGCATCTACTGTGTCTAACTTCACAATCAAGAGGATGGCCAGTGAGGGAGCCTGGATGCCTGCAGTTGGTAACGTTGCTACCGTAATGTGCTTTGCTATATGCCTCATCTTGAATGTAAATCTCACGGGTGGCTCAAACCGTGCAATATTTTTCCTGGCACCTATTTTGCTACTTCTCAACCAGGACTCTGATTTTGTGGCGGGATTTGGGGACAAGCAAAGATATTTTCCTGTGGCTGTAGTCATATCAGTCTACTTGGCCATGACTGCTCTGTACAGCATATGGGAAGAAGTTTGGCATGGTAATGCAGGCTGGGGCTTGGAAATTGGTGGGCCGGATTGGTTCTTTGCGGTGAAGAATTTGGCTCTCCTCATTCTCACTTTCCCCAGTCATATCCTTTTCAACAGGTTTGTGTGGAGTTATACTAAGCAAACAGACTCAACGCCGTTGATAACTCTCCCTCTAAATCTTCCATCTGTGATAATCACAGATATTCTGAAAATTAGGATATTGGGTTTGTTAGGAATCATTTATTCTCTGGCCCAGTATCTGATCTCTAGACAACAGTATCTCTCTGGATTAAAGTATATTTAG
- the LOC133822487 gene encoding protein NRT1/ PTR FAMILY 6.1 — MGTRGEIKSPEGGGVITSGNSFSVGSTSERKKLGIHFIESDDRRTAFGRGYTGGTTPVNIRGKPITDLSKTGGWIAAFFIFGNEMAERMAYFGLSVNMVAFMFYVMHRPFSSSSNAVNNFLGISQASSVLGGFLADAYLGRYWTIAIFTTIYLLGLTGVTLCATLDVFTPNQDHCDQLALLLGSCEAAKPWQMIYLYTVLYITGFGAAGIRPCVSSFGADQFDEKSKDYKTHLDRFFNFFYLSVTVGAIIAFTAVVYIQIKHGWGAAFGSLAAAMGLSNLVFFLGTPMYRHRLPGGSPLTRVAQVLVAAFRKRNAAFSSGDFIGLYEVPGKQSAIKGSGKIVHTEDFRLLDKAALQLKEDGAEPTPWRLCTVTQVEEVKILLKLIPIPACTIILSAVLTEYLTLSVQQAITMNTHIGHLKLPVTCMPVFPGLSIFLILSLYYSTFVPLSRRFTGHPHGASQLQRIGIGLAVSILSVAWAAIFEKYRRNYAIKHGYEVMFITPMPNLSAYWLLIQYCLIGIAEVFCIVGLLEFLYEEAPDAMKSIGSAYAALAGGLGCFMASIINSIVKSVTGNPEKGEPSWLSQNINSGRFDYLYWLLTALSVINFCIFLYCASKYKYRVAQVEIKKNKNTSLSYPS, encoded by the exons atGGGTACAAGGGGAGAAATCAAGTCGCCAGAAGGCGGCGGTGTAATCACTAGTGGCAATAGTTTCAGCGTGGGTTCAACTTCGGAGAGGAAGAAACTGGGGATCCACTTCATTGAATCCGATGACCGCCGCACTGCTTTTGGCCGTGGCTATACTGGAGGAACCACCCCTGTCAATATCCGGGGCAAACCAATTACTGATCTTTCAAAGACCGGTGGTTGGATTGCAGCCTTCTTCATATTCG GGAATGAAATGGCTGAGAGAATGGCTTATTTCGGGCTGTCTGTGAACATGGTGGCCTTCATGTTCTATGTCATGCACAGACCCTTCTCCAGCTCATCAAACGCAGTCAACAATTTCTTAGGGATATCACAAGCTTCCTCTGTCCTTGGTGGTTTTCTGGCCGATGCTTACCTCGGTCGGTATTGGACAATAGCAATCTTCACAACCATCTATCTTCTG GGTTTGACAGGGGTCACTTTGTGTGCTACGCTGGACGTTTTTACACCAAACCAGGACCACTGCGACCAGTTAGCCCTGCTTTTGGGCTCTTGTGAGGCTGCAAAACCATGGCAGATGATTTACCTCTACACTGTTCTATACATAACTGGGTTTGGAGCTGCAGGAATAAGGCCATGCGTTTCTTCCTTTGGGGCCGATCAGTTCGATGAGAAAAGCAAAGACTACAAAACCCATCTCGATAGGTTTTTCAACTTCTTTTATCTTTCTGTCACTGTTGGGGCTATTATTGCCTTCACGGCAGTGGTCTACATTCAAATTAAACACGGTTGGGGAGCAGCCTTTGGCTCACTGGCTGCAGCTATGGGATTGTCAAACTTGGTGTTCTTCCTTGGTACTCCTATGTACAGGCATAGGTTGCCTGGAGGCAGCCCTCTTACCAGGGTTGCTCAAGTGCTTGTTGCTGCCTTTCGAAAGAGAAATGCCGCTTTCTCTAGTGGCGACTTCATAGGTTTGTATGAGGTCCCTGGCAAACAATCTGCCATAAAAGGCAGTGGAAAGATAGTGCATACGGAGGATTTCAG ATTATTGGATAAGGCAGCCCTGCAGCTGAAGGAAGACGGTGCTGAGCCAACTCCCTGGAGGCTCTGCACTGTGACTCAAGTAGAGGAAGTGAAAATCCTTTTGAAACTCATTCCAATACCAGCATGTACAATAATCCTTAGCGCAGTGTTAACGGAGTATCTAACACTATCAGTGCAGCAAGCAATCACAATGAACACCCATATTGGCCATCTCAAACTCCCAGTGACATGCATGCCTGTGTTTCCTGGCCTCAGCATTTTCCTCATACTGTCACTCTATTACTCCACCTTTGTTCCCCTCTCCCGGCGCTTCACAGGCCATCCACATGGCGCTTCGCAGCTACAGAGGATTGGCATTGGATTAGCAGTTTCCATCCTGTCTGTGGCATGGGCCGCCATTTTCGAAAAATACAGAAGAAACTATGCCATTAAGCATGGATACGAGGTAATGTTCATAACTCCAATGCCAAACTTGAGTGCATACTGGTTGCTGATCCAGTATTGCCTGATTGGCATTGCTGAAGTGTTCTGCATAGTAGGCTTGCTAGAGTTCTTGTATGAGGAAGCTCCTGATGCCATGAAAAGTATAGGATCGGCTTATGCTGCTCTTGCAGGAGGCTTGGGGTGCTTTATGGCCTCCATTATCAACAGCATTGTCAAATCTGTAACAGGGAATCCAGAGAAAGGGGAGCCCTCGTGGCTGTCCCAGAATATCAACAGTGGTAGATTTGATTATCTCTATTGGCTGCTAACAGCTCTTAGTGTAATCAATTTCTGCATTTTTCTATATTGTGCAAGTAAGTACAAGTACAGGGTAGCTCAGGTTGAaatcaagaaaaacaaaaatacatCTCTCTCCTATCCTAGTTAG
- the LOC133822488 gene encoding obtusifoliol 14-alpha demethylase has translation MEVDNKMYSVGLLIVATLLVAKLISSLIMPRSTKRLPPVVPSLPLIGGLLRFIKGPMLMLRDEYPKLGSVFTLNIFHKKITFLVGHEVSAHFFKAPESDLSQQEVYQFNVPTFGPGVVFDVDYTVRQEQFRFFTEALRVNKLKGYVDQMVTEAEDYFSKWGDSGEVDLKYELEHLIILTASRCLLGREVRDKLFDDVSALFHDLDNGMLPISVLLPYLPIPAHRRRDQARKKLAQIFANIINSRKQSGKSENDMLQCFIDSKYKDGRPTSESEVTGLLIAALFAGQHTSSITSTWTGAYLLSHKKFLSAAVEEQRELMGKHGNKVDHDILSDMDVLYRSIKEALRLHPPLIMLLRSSHSDFSVQTREGKQYDIPKGHIVATSPAFANRLPHVFKDPDSYDPDRFAVGREEDKVAGPFSYISFGGGRHGCLGEPFAYLQIKAIWSHLLRNFEFELISPFPEIDWNAMVVGVKGKVMVRYKRRELSVN, from the exons ATGGAGGTCGATAATAAGATGTACAGTGTGGGTTTGCTCATTGTCGCCACCCTCCTGGTGGCGAAGCTCATCTCTTCCCTCATTATGCCTCGATCTACAAAGCGTCTCCCTCCCGTCGTCCCCTCCCTTCCTCTCATCGGGGGTCTTCTCCGGTTCATCAAAGGCCCCATGCTCATGCTCCGCGATGAGTACCCTAAGCTTGGCAGTGTATTCACTCTCAATATCTTTCACAAGAAGATCACTTTCTTGGTGGGTCATGAGGTTTCCGCCCACTTCTTCAAGGCCCCGGAGTCTGATCTCAGCCAGCAGGAGGTTTACCAATTCAATGTCCCTACTTTCGGCCCCGGGGTCGTCTTCGATGTCGATTACACCGTCCGCCAGGAACAATTCCGCTTCTTTACCGAGGCTCTCAGAGTCAATAAGCTCAAGGGTTATGTCGATCAGATGGTTACGGAGGCTGAG GATTACTTCTCCAAGTGGGGAGACAGCGGAGAGGTGGACCTAAAGTATGAACTAGAGCATCTGATCATCCTCACTGCTAGCAGATGTCTTTTGGGTCGAGAAGTTCGTGACAAGCTCTTTGATGATGTTTCTGCCTTGTTCCACGACCTTGACAATGGCATGCTTCCTATTAGTGTCCTCCTCCCGTACCTTCCCATTCCAGCTCATCGCCGTCGTGACCAGGCACGCAAGAAGCTGGCACAAATCTTTGCAAACATCATAAATTCCCGTAAACAAAGTGGCAAGTCAGAGAATGACATGTTACAGTGTTTTATTGATTCCAAGTACAAAGATGGCCGTCCAACAAGTGAATCTGAGGTCACTGGCTTGCTCATTGCTGCTCTATTCGCCGGCCAGCACACTAGTTCCATCACCTCAACTTGGACTGGCGCATATCTACTCAGTCACAAAAAGTTCCTGTCTGCTGCTGTGGAGGAGCAGAGAGAACTAATGGGAAAGCATGGGAATAAGGTGGATCATGATATCTTGTCTGATATGGATGTTCTGTATCGAAGCATTAAAGAAGCCCTGAGACTCCATCCCCCGCTAATTATGCTTCTACGTAGCTCACATAGTGACTTTTCCGTGCAAACCCGAGAAGGGAAACAATATGACATTCCCAAAGGCCACATAGTTGCCACATCACCAGCTTTTGCTAATCGCCTTCCTCATGTTTTCAAGGATCCAGATAGTTATGATCCCGACAGGTTTGCAGtcgggagagaagaggacaaggTGGCAGGGCCTTTCTCTTATATCTCATTTGGAGGTGGCAGGCATGGCTGCCTTGGGGAGCCATTTGCCTACTTGCAGATTAAGGCAATCTGGAGCCATTTGCTTAGGAACTTTGAGTTTGAACTGATTTCGCCTTTCCCCGAGATTGATTGGAATGCCATGGTTGTGGGTGTGAAAGGAAAGGTGATGGTCCGGTACAAGAGGCGGGAGCTATCTGTGAACTAA